In the genome of Oscarella lobularis chromosome 1, ooOscLobu1.1, whole genome shotgun sequence, one region contains:
- the LOC136199535 gene encoding uncharacterized protein, producing MFENVIRTRHEFLRLLLVLQLVVRVEGDSQAAATLNSSRAVKIGDYVELTCQVPVGQKFDPANVVYRFNEKAIDDSKFDEIKTVGSGEQKLKIFQADLSHNGTYTCQPKGFKESNKAIIYILTDDPTIHIRGPLNRDIYEGSRLYLETAVFYQAGSLTLSVVHEESDQGIPGSIQRLGVFTNRTVCWNLTMSRSDEGRYYVKGVGNLRSTNAKFRSNESVEIAIIRKPNSVQISENVVKKDSAELYWNLVPPDPSYKNDLVMYYEVQWKGNTGHVFEPNVTINGLGVCEDFPVSIIAVGNGTESDETLTRIRTGLDPDRPVGFFRDPERDVVYASVGDKELPVCVYRDSYLCHPAANSEMRRRRTNTHGDYYYLFNFNETESHRRKEPVPIQCPVVVSKCDEPSLLCFALPGTPNDTDAGKSKVIAIVLGTVLSAFVIAAVAILVRCWRKRQSNGPNEFIMLNESNELIGEISSIIFSEWKDTFRAIEPSLGEAFIESISRHVSERNQKKAKHQAASQCLRQWMKENPEKDSFAAVLDALVNGVQNNNLAERLRKRFPKRFSMTQNTGFV from the exons ATGTTCGAGAACGTCATACGGACTCGACATGAATTCCTGCGATTACTTCTCGTTCTCCAGCTAGTCGTTCGCGTGGAAG gTGATTCGCAAGCGGCGGCCACGCTGAACTCGTCTCGAGCCGTGAAAATAGGAGACTACGTCGAACTCACGTGCCAAGTTCCAGTGGGGCAAAAATTCGATccggcgaacgtcgtctaTCGTTTCAACGAAAAGGCCATCGATGATTCGAAGTTCGACGAAATCAAGACGGTGGGATCCGGGGAGCAAAAGTTGAAAATTTTTCAAGCGGATCTCAGCCACAACGGAACATACACGTGTCAGCCGAAAGGCTTCAAGGAAAGCAATAAAGCTATCATCTACATTTTGACAG ATGATCCAACGATTCATATACGAGGTCCTCTGAATAGGGACATTTACGAAGGTTCGCGGCTGTATCTCGAAACGGCCGTCTTCTATCAGGCCGGCAGCTTGACTCTGAGCGTCGTTCACGAGGAATCGGATCAAGGGATTCCAGGCTCGATACAGCGCCTTGGCGTTTTCACCAATCGGACCGTGTGCTGGAACCTGACGATGTCTCGATCCGACGAAGGGCGATACTACGTCAAAGGCGTTGGCAATTTGCGAAGTACCAACGCAAAGTTTCGATCCAACGAGTCTGTCGAAATTGCGATAATAC GAAAGCCAAACAGTGTCCAAATCAGCGAGAACGTGGTGAAAAAGGACTCTGCTGAGCTCTACTGGAATCTTGTACCACCTGATCCAAGCTATAAAAACGATCTCGTCATGTATTACGAAGTCCAATGGAAAGGGAACACGGGACACGTCTTTGAGCCCAACGTGACAATCAACGGCCTCGGCGTTTGTGAGGACTTTCCGGTGTCCATCATCGCTGTTGGAAACGGAacagaaagcgacgaaaccTTGACGAGGATTCGAACCGGTCTAGATCCCGATA GGCCAGTTGGCTTCTTCAGAGATCCGGAACGCGATGTCGTGTACGCTAGTGTTGGAGACAAGGAGCTGCCGGTCTGCGTGTACCGTGACTCCTATCTGTGCCATCCAGCTGCCAATTCTGaaatgagaagaagacgaacgaacACCCATGGGGACTACTACTatctcttcaatttcaacgaGACCGAGTCTCACAGAAGGAAGGAGCCAGTTCCAATTCAGTGTCCCGTTGTCGTTTCCAAGTGTGACGAACCGTCTCTACTCTGTTTCG CACTTCCTGGTACCCCTAACGATACTGATGCTGGGAAATCTAAAG TTATTGCCATTGTCCTTGGTACAGTTTTATCGGCATTCGTTATTGCTGCCGTGGCAATTCTCGTCCGGTGCTGGCGTAAGAGACAGTCCAATGGGCCCAATGAATTCATTATGCTGAACGAGTCTAATGAACTCATTGGAGAAATTAGTTCAATTATTTTCTCCGAATGGAAAGATACATTTCGCGCGATAGAACCATCCCTAGGGGAAGCCTTTATTGAATCCATCTCAAGACATGTCAGTGAGCGCAAtcagaaaaaggcaaagcaTCAAGCGGCATCGCAATGTCTTCGACAGTGGATGAAGGAAAATCCTGAGAAAGATAGTTTTGCTGCCGTACTCGACGCTCTCGTCAATGGCGTACAGAACAACAATCTTGCTGAAAGACTTCGCAAGCGCTTTCCCAAGCGCTTTTCCATG ACGCAGAACACAGGATTTGTGTGA
- the LOC136199532 gene encoding neuronal cell adhesion molecule-like → MSFSALQRAVLHLLFTSLTTRAESNPVLLELLSLQDVPINNHASFTCTVTGPLTIVKWKKNRAIIDTTDPHYKFNSDLSELDIDVVDTDDSGSYQCIAQASDKTVYESNSKSLRVIYQPSVQPTNTKTVACKGSPVTLSCSGSDFTHVFWYFKGVKIDTRSQSRYQIGGNFNEKLVISSVTLSDAGQYTCEAINQYPSLTSSTAQALEVEYPPVIAQGPQGGSFLEEYDINLSCNVTANPPARIYWKKDGTFVEKLGNKYQVDYVKGTLFIPNAPKSAAGMYACYANNSRTCSSITLSVVSKEAEVKVEDSGALRFYAPNAYRTIALGDGAAIKCSPNQSISESVVWNRNGKQLTSSSHLFFTADGVMMIKQATYNLSGTYECNFAGHPLGSKVKLFQRVILTVRGPPDAPHLFTPKVIVEMDAVTAFVNWTVPFDGNSPIDLYKVYFRSSGADLWSSHAVDGSRSTAAFTLNRVETTEFYVTASNVRNASKRSNVCRVDVTDFVPMTVLFRFPNETGLTVTDDIAASTSGVAGSVVVTASSPAAEGNFLTAIAAGTSTAAVAATVVIVVAVAITRKGRSGRRKNRPEKSSESNESIPRLTNIKVRVERIACRRESELDLLPNDGNRQSGSSNSPMTNVEEVSGDDNVFSSHVAEKINELQPAVESQYADDAENHSSGVPQSQSSRRENAAGIFI, encoded by the exons ATGTCGTTTTCCGCACTGCAGCGCGCCGTTCTCCATTTGCTATTTACCAGTCTAACGACTAGAGCGG AGTCGAACCCTGTGTTGTTGGAGCTGCTCTCGCTTCAAGACGTTCCAATAAATAACCACGCGAGTTTCACTTGCACGGTGACCGGTCCTCTAACTATTGTCAAatggaagaaaaatcgcgcCATCATCGACACGACCGACCCTCACTATAAATTCAACTCGGACTTGTCCGAGCtcgacatcgacgtcgtggaTACCGACGACTCGGGATCCTATCAGTGCATAGCGCAAGCCTCTGACAAGACAGTCTACGAGAGCAATTCGAAATCTCTTCGCGTTATAT ATCAGCCGAGTGTTCAACCGACTAACACAAAGACGGTGGCGTGCAAGGGATCGCCTGTCACTCTGAGCTGCTCGGGCTCGGACTTCACTCACGTCTTCTGGTATTTTAAAGGGGTCAAGATAGATACTCGGTCTCAGTCCCGTTATCAAATTGGGGGAAATTTCAATGAAAAACTCGTCATCTCGAGCGTGACGTTGTCCGACGCTGGTCAATACACGTGCGAAGCGATCAACCAGTACCCCTCGttgacttcgtcgacggctcaAGCTTTGGAAGTCGAAT ATCCGCCTGTGATAGCACAGGGTCCCCAAGGTGGATCCTTCCTCGAAGAGTACGACATCAATCTGTCCTGCAACGTCACCGCCAATCCTCCCGCTCGAATATACTGGAAAAAAGACGGAACGTTCGTTGAGAAACTCGGAAATAAATATCAGGTCGATTACGTCAAGGGCACGCTATTTATTCCCAATGCCCCGAAGAGTGCCGCGGGGATGTACGCGTGCTACGCGAATAACAGTCGAACGTGCTCGTCTATAACGCTATCAGTCGTATCAAAGGAGGCGGAAGTCAAAGTTGAAG ATAGCGGAGCGCTGCGGTTTTACGCGCCAAACGCGTATAGAACAATCGCGCTCGGCGATGGCGCGGCAATCAAATGCAGTCCTAATCAGTCGATCTCTGAAAGCGTCGTCTGGAATCGCAACGGAAAACAGCTGACGTCAAGTAGCCATCTTTTCTTCACAGCTGACGGGGTCATGATGATAAAGCAAGCAACGTATAATCTAAGCGGTACGTACGAGTGCAATTTTGCTGGTCACCCGCTTGGATCGAAGGTCAAGCTTTTTCAACGAGTAATTTTGACTGTCAGAG GTCCGCCTGATGCTCCCCATCTCTTCACTCCCAAGGTTATCGTTGAAATGGACGCGGTTACTGCTTTCGTGAATTGGACTGTTCCCTTTGACGGAAACAGTCCAATTGACCTGTACAAAGTGTACTTCCGATCCAGCGGGGCTGATCTGTGGTCGAGTCACGCGGTGGATGGTTCACGGTCTACCGCTGCCTTTACTCTAAATAGGGTCGAAACGACGGAGTTTTATGTCACTGCTTCCAATGTTCGCAATGCGTCGAAAAGATCAAACGTGTGTCGAGTTGACGTGACCGATTTCGTGCCAATGACCGTGTTGTTTCGTTTTCCGAATGAAACTGGATTGACGGTGACGGACGACATTGCCGCTTCTACATCGG GTGTTGCCGGTTCAGTGGTTGTTACAGCCTCCTCCCCAGCTGCTGAAGGGAATTTTTTGACGGCGATCGCTGCTGGTACCAGTACAGCAGCAGTAGCTGCAACAGTAGTAATAGTAGTAGCAGTAGCAATTACTCGAAAAGGGCGGAGTGGCCGTCGCAAGAATCGCCCAGAAAAGAGTTCGGAGAGTAATGAAAGTATCCCAAGGTTAACAAATATAAAAGTACGCGTTGAGCGCATTGCTTGCAGAAGGGAATCAGAACTAGATCTCCTTCCCAATGATGGCAATCGGCAGTCAGGATCTTCGAACAGCCCAATGACGAATGTAGAGGAAGTGTCTGGTGACGACAACGTCTTTTCGAGTCACGTGgcggaaaaaatcaatgaacTTCAGCCAGCGGTAGAATCTCAATATGCTGATGATGCAGAAAATCATTCATCAGGCGTACCCCAATCCCAATCGTCTCGCCGTGAAA ATGCCGCTGGTATTTTTATATAG
- the LOC136199540 gene encoding probable oxidoreductase PXDNL, with protein sequence MIPFTINFNFCVRVSMTVFQCSLLLQLLFASLTTSAMAGAEANLNLKLLSLQDVPINNHASFICAVTDSLTVVKWKKDDVTIDLADFHYEFTSDMSELDIDSVDATDAGSYQCIAQGADKKIYESNSKSLRVLAKPTINPSNATTFACKGSTVTLSCFGKDFTHVLWWFSEVEIQNQAGYQISGNANERLVISRVALSNAGQYTCKAVNQYSSLASSATQVLEVEHPPVILEGPRNGSFLEQYDIHLFCNVSAVPPALIYWKKDGISVEELGKRYQVDYEEGTLIIENSVKSDAGKYACLANYSCTSTFIESKEAEIKVVDGEAVPFYSQDVYKTIPVGENAEIQCKANQSLQSETIVWSRNGKWLTSTKHLTLATNGQMTIRQATYNLSNTYECNVRSRLFAPMATLFQRVVVTVRGPPDAPRLSLQGVKLENGRAIAEFNWTSPFNGNSRIIDYWLYYRSGNGGQWSSRAVDGLRHSAIIALPNVATTEFFVRAHNNRNFSEKSNVIRVDVSDLTSLLFSSNASLPETVSATASTTSGVFRTSTTAGMPAASLNRVIVAVCVCLTIIVAVLIAIICGIQRKRVKHLLIQRRLEVHTSQSEGSDSRPNKPKSATSFESYNTNFRNSKADNEMKMPRSTTNPKAKNDDQVVFAQEAMHSSTVQSFSSV encoded by the exons ATGATCCCGTTTACCATCAATTTCAACTTCTGTGTGAGGGTGTCTATGACCGTGTTTCAgtgctctcttcttctgcaaCTCCTGTTTGCCAGTCTAACGACGTCTGCAATGGCTGGTG CAGAAGCAAATCTCAATCTGAAGCTGTTGTCCCTTCAGGATGTTCCAATAAACAATCACGCGTCGTTTATCTGTGCTGTGACAGACTCACTAACCGTAGTCAAATGgaaaaaagatgacgtcactattgATTTAGCCGATTTTCACTATGAATTCACGTCAGACATGTCTGAGCTTGATATTGACTCCGTTGATGCCACTGATGCGGGGTCATATCAGTGCATAGCGCAGGGTGCTGATAAAAAGATATATGAAAGCAATTCAAAGTCTCTTCGTGTACTAG CTAAGCCCACCATTAACCCGTCGAATGCAACAACGTTCGCCTGCAAAGGATCGACTGTCACTCTCAGTTGCTTTGGAAAAGATTTTACTCACGTGTTATGGTGGTTCAGTGAAGtggaaattcaaaatcagGCTGGCTATCAAATCAGTGGCAATGCAAATGAACGACTAGTTATCTCCCGAGTAGCTTTGTCGAACGCCGGCCAATATACGTGCAAAGCCGTCAACCAGTACAGCTCATTAGCGTCATCAGCAACGCAAGTGCTCGAAGTTGAAC ATCCACCTGTTATACTAGAAGGTCCTCGGAACGGATCTTTTCTTGAGCAGTACGACATCCATCTATTCTGCAACGTCAGCGCCGTGCCACCCGCTCTGATCTATTGGAAAAAGGATGGAATATCGGTCGAGGAGCTTGGCAAGCGATATCAAGTTGACTATGAAGAAGGTACACTAATTATTGAAAATTCTGTCAAAAGCGACGCCGGGAAGTACGCGTGCTTGGCTAACTACAGCTGCACAAGCACTTTTATAGAATCAAAAGAAGCTGAAATCAAGGTTGTAG ACGGGGAAGCTGTTCCGTTTTATTCTCAGGACGTGTACAAAACGATTCCGGTCGGAGAAAACGCCGAAATTCAGTGTAAAGCCAACCAGTCGTTGCAATCAGAAACGATTGTTTGGAGTCGCAACGGAAAATGGCTGACATCGACCAAACATCTCACTCTCGCAACCAATGGACAGATGACTATACGCCAAGCAACGTATAACCTAAGCAATACGTACGAATGCAACGTTAGAAGTCGCCTATTTGCACCGATGGCCACACTTTTTCAAAGAGTCGTTGTGACTGTTAGAG GTCCACCTGATGCTCCTCGACTTTCCCTCCAAGGAGTGAAACTTGAGAATGGGCGTGCGATTGCCGAATTCAATTGGACCTCTCCTTTCAACGGCAACAGtcgaattattgattattggtTATATTATAGATCAGGCAATGGCGGTCAATGGTCGAGTCGCGCAGTGGACGGCTTACGACATTCTGCTATAATTGCATTACCGAACGTTGCAACGACGGAGTTCTTTGTCAGGGCTCACAACAATCGCAATTTTTCTGAAAAGTCTAATGTAATTCGAGTTGACGTTTCAgacctgacgtcattgcttttttcttcgaatgCGAGTCTACCTGAAACGGTCTCAGCTACTGCTTCTACTACATCAG GTGTCTTTCGTACCTCTACCACTGCTGGCATGCCAGCTGCATCACTGAATCGTGTCATCGTTGCTGTTTGTGTGTGTCTGACTATAATTGTCGCAGTACTTATAGCAATCATTTGTGGTATTCAACGAAAGAGAGTCAAACATCTCCTGATCCAACGCAGATTGGAAGTGCACACTTCTCAAAGTGAAGGCAGCGACAGTCGGCCAAACAAACCAAAGTCAGCAACAAGCTTTGAAAGCTATAACACAAATTTCAGAAATAGCAAGGCTGACAACGAAATGAAAATGCCAAGAAGTACTACTAATCCAAAGGCAAAGAACGATGACCAAGTTGTTTTTGCACAAGAAGCTATGCATTCTTCGACGGTGCAATCTTTTTCCTCAGTCTAA